From the genome of Brassica oleracea var. oleracea cultivar TO1000 chromosome C4, BOL, whole genome shotgun sequence:
CGAAGAAGCAATATAGAGATTACATGTTCACAATCACACATTTGACAATCCGATATAGAATGTCTGAGAAACAGAAAACCAAAGGGAAAAGAAACAGACAATTCGAAATGAAATGAGCAGAGATTATTATGTGAATGTCATAGCAAATTAAGCACCGGTGAAGCTTGGTGGTTTGTAGGCGATGAAACTGATGCACTGAACCTGACGGTTGTTGTCAAATCCGATGATCCTGATGAAAGCGTTAGGGTACTCCGTTTTGCATTCTTGGACTTCCTTCAACACTTGAGCAGAGTCAGTGCATCCGAACAAGGGAAGCTTCCACATTGTCCAGTAACGTCCATCATAGTATCCGGGTGTGCTTCCGTGCTCACGGTACACAAATCCATGCTATACAAACATGAGAGTACCATTCATAATAAGAATTCACATGGTCTAATAAAGGATGTTTAGATCCAAAAATTATTTTTTCTTTATTACCTCCAACTCGAATTCAACACAAGGAATCCACTTGTTGCGGAGAAGGTAGTCAACTTCCTTACCCAATTCAACTTCGGTAAGGTCAGGAAGGTAAGAGAGGGTCTCAAACTTCTTCTTTCCAACTGGTGGCCACACCTACAAATTAAATCACATTTCCAGTTGGTGAATACTAAGTCAAGTTTGTATATATTGTTTTGGACATTTATTGATCCAAGGTACGTTATATACATTTTTCAATGGGATTCATGTTCGAATGCACCAGTTGCGTGTAATAAAGGACATGCCTGCAATTATTCTAGTGATATTTACCTTCATGCAGCTAACTCTTCCTCCGTTGCTTGCAATGGAAGTAATGTCGTTGTTTGCTTTGCGGGTGACTGGGAATGCAGCGGATGACTTCAAGCCGGTGAATGGAGCGACCATGGTGGCTTGAGCCGGTGAGGTAACCACAGCAGCGGAGGAAAGCATAGAGGAAGCCATTACTACTTCTTCTTCTTCTTCTTTTCTCTTAACTTACTTGTTTGTCTATAGCTTTGGTTATCTATTATATATAACGAGAACCGCAAGAGGAAAAGGCCCTAATAACCAGAGGGTCCAGATTTCATGATAACGTCGTTAACTGCCACATGATTAAAGAAAGGTGTTAAGACCCTTATCGATACTGACCACTATGTTAAGGCCACGTGGCAGAAGTGCTATTATCTTATCTTGCATTAAAATGTATGAATGTGTATATATGGTTACTGATTTACTGCTGGCCTCCACTTGAGGCGATGCTTTTGGTTCCTTGCACTACAAGAAAACACACCGAATTCCGACGGAGGTTCCGACGGACACCAAGGTCGTCGGAAATTTGTGACGGAATACTGACAAATTTCCGACCAAATACAAAAAAATTAAGTCGTCGGAATTCCGTCGGCCATTTCCGACGGAATTCCGACCAAATTTGGTTCGTCGGAATTTTCCGACGAGTTTTCGACGACATTCCGATAAAAAATGTAACCGTTGTAGTCGTCGGAAGTTCGTCGGTATATTCCGACGAATTTCCGACGACATTCCGATTAAGAGCAAAGTCGTCGGAATTCCATCGGAAAATACCGACGGAATTCCGACGAACTATGAGATTGGACAATTCCGACGGAATTCCGACGGACTGCTTACNNNNNNNNNNNNNNNNNNNNNNNNNNNNNNNNNNNNNNNNNNNNNNNNNNNNNNNNNNNNNNNNNNNNNNNNNNNNNNNNNNNNNNNNNNNNNNNNNNNNNNNNNNNNNNNNNNNNNNNNNNNNNNNNNNNNNNNNNNNNNNNNNNNNNNNNNNNNNNNNNNNNNNNNNNNNNNNNNNNNNNNNNNNNNNNNNNNNNNNNNNNNNNNNNNNNNNNNNNNNNNNNNNNNNNNNNNNNNNNNNNNNNNNNNNNNNNNNNNNNNNNNNNNNNNNNNNNNNNNNNNNNNNNNNNNNNNNNNNNNNNNNNNNNNNNNNNNNNNNNNNNNNNNNNNNNNNNNNNNNNNNNNNNNNNNNNNNNNNNNNNNNNNNNNNNNNNNNNNNNNNNNNNNNNNNNNNNNNNNNNNNNNNNNNNNNNNNNNNNNNNNNNNNNNNNNNNNNNNNNNNNNNNNNNNNNNNNNNNNNNNNNNNNNNNNNNNNNNNNNNNNNNNNNNNNNNNNNNNNNNNNNNNNNNNNNNNNNNNNNNNNNNNNNNNNNNNNNNNNNNNNNNNNNNNNNNNNNNNNNNNNNNNNNNNNNNNNNNNNNNNNNNNNNNNNNNNNNNNNNNNNNNNNNNNNNNNNNNNNNNNNNNNNNNNNNNNNNNNNNNNNNNNNNNNNNNNNNNNNNNNNNNNNNNNNNNNNNNNNNNNNNNNNNNNNNNNNNNNNNNNNNNNNNNNNNNNNNNNNNNNNNNNNNNNNNNNNNNNNNNNNNNNNNNNNNNNNNNNNNNNNNNNNNNNNNNNNNNNNNNNNNNNNNNNNNNNNNNNNNNNNNNNNNNNNNNNNNNNNNNNNNNNNNNNNNNNNNNNNNNNNNNNNNNNNNNNNNNNNNNNNNNNNNNNNNNNNNNNNNNNNNNNNNNNNNNNNNNNNNNNNNNNNNNNNNNNNNNNNNNNNNNNNNNNNNNNNNNNNNNNNNNNNNNNNNNNNNNNNNNNNNNNNNNNNNNNNNNNNNNNNNNNNNNNNNNNNNNNNNNNNNNNNNNNNNNNNNNNNNNNNNNNNNNNNNNNNNNNNNNNNNNNNNNNNNNNNNNNNNNNNNNNNNNNNNNNNNNNNNNNNNNNNNNNNNNNNNNNNNNNNNNNNNNNNNNNNNNNNNNNNNNNNNNNNNNNNNNNNNNNNNNNNNNNNNNNNNNNNNNNNNNNNNNNNNNNNNNNNNNNNNNNNNNNNNNNNNNNNNNNNNNNNNNNNNNNNNNNNNNNNNNNNNNNNNNNNNNNNNNNNNNNNN
Proteins encoded in this window:
- the LOC106341726 gene encoding ribulose bisphosphate carboxylase small chain F1, chloroplastic isoform X1, with protein sequence MASSMLSSAAVVTSPAQATMVAPFTGLKSSAAFPVTRKANNDITSIASNGGRVSCMKVWPPVGKKKFETLSYLPDLTEVELGKEVDYLLRNKWIPCVEFELEHGFVYREHGSTPGYYDGRYWTMWKLPLFGCTDSAQVLKEVQECKTEYPNAFIRIIGFDNNRQVQCISFIAYKPPSFTGA
- the LOC106341726 gene encoding ribulose bisphosphate carboxylase small chain F1, chloroplastic isoform X2 gives rise to the protein MASSMLSSAAVVTSPAQATMVAPFTGLKSSAAFPVTRKANNDITSIASNGGRVSCMKVWPPVGKKKFETLSYLPDLTEVELGKEVDYLLRNKWIPCVEFDMDLCTVSTEAHPDTMMDVTGQCGSFPCSDALTLLKC